The following proteins come from a genomic window of Corallococcus sp. NCRR:
- a CDS encoding glycoside hydrolase family 15 protein, with product MAEQVTRQQKAREPVVPAQPGIQANRRIEDHALIGNMRSAALVARDGTIDWLCLPDFDSDACFASLLGTEENGEWALGPRESIQKITRRYRKDTLILETEFTCGSGTVRLIDFMPVGQEFPRIVRTLVGVKGTVAMHSKLTPRFAFGRSIPRVESMGGSLRAFAGPDALFIRRTDRDTASPLVSNFEVTEGQRFSWVMSWNYSWLDQIPPNLDADQAEQETHRYWTQWVSQIVPPPRYRDEVVRSLITIKACSYERTGGIVAAPTTSLPETPGGERNWDYRFTWLRDAVLAHNALNRAGLNDEATSFWKWVMRAIAGDPAQMQIMYGIRGERRLTESELDWLDGYGGAKPVRIGNGAYNQFQLDVLGEVAAVLYAGAKYFGEVGPVAQRALLNVAEQAMKVWRQPDKGIWEMRGPNRHFTASKVAAWAAIDRAIKASDETKLTAPMEQLLEARESIFEEVCAQGFNREMNSFVQYYGGKDMDASLLYIPMTGFLPATDPRVVGTVECIERELLQDGLVLRFKPDATGSVDGLSGEEGTFLACSFWLAGTYQMMGRFEDARRLFEHLLSLSNDLGLLAEEYMPKLHAQLGNFPQAFSHFSLVNAAYILTEPRA from the coding sequence ATGGCGGAACAAGTCACGCGACAACAGAAGGCCCGGGAGCCTGTCGTCCCGGCGCAGCCTGGGATCCAGGCGAACCGCAGGATCGAGGATCACGCGCTCATCGGAAACATGCGCTCGGCGGCATTGGTCGCCCGGGACGGGACCATCGACTGGTTGTGCTTGCCAGACTTCGACTCGGACGCCTGTTTCGCGAGCCTGCTCGGGACGGAGGAGAACGGCGAGTGGGCGCTGGGACCCAGGGAGTCCATCCAGAAGATCACCCGCCGCTATCGCAAGGACACCCTGATCCTCGAGACGGAGTTCACCTGCGGCTCGGGCACCGTCCGGTTGATCGACTTCATGCCCGTCGGCCAGGAGTTCCCCAGGATCGTCCGGACGCTCGTGGGCGTGAAGGGGACGGTGGCGATGCACTCGAAGCTGACGCCACGCTTCGCCTTTGGCCGCTCCATCCCCAGGGTGGAGAGCATGGGCGGCTCGCTCCGTGCGTTCGCCGGCCCGGACGCGTTGTTCATCCGGCGCACGGACAGGGATACCGCGTCCCCGCTGGTCTCGAACTTCGAGGTGACCGAGGGCCAGCGGTTCTCCTGGGTGATGAGCTGGAACTACTCGTGGTTGGATCAGATCCCACCGAACCTGGATGCGGACCAGGCTGAACAGGAGACCCACCGCTACTGGACCCAGTGGGTGTCGCAGATCGTCCCGCCGCCCAGATACCGCGACGAGGTCGTCCGCTCCCTCATCACCATCAAGGCCTGCAGCTACGAGCGCACGGGCGGAATCGTGGCCGCGCCCACCACGTCGCTCCCGGAGACGCCGGGAGGTGAACGCAACTGGGACTACCGCTTCACGTGGCTGCGTGACGCCGTGCTCGCGCACAACGCCCTGAACCGCGCGGGCCTGAACGACGAGGCAACCTCGTTCTGGAAGTGGGTGATGCGCGCCATCGCGGGAGACCCCGCCCAGATGCAGATCATGTACGGCATCCGAGGCGAGCGCCGCCTCACGGAGTCCGAGCTGGACTGGCTCGACGGTTACGGCGGAGCGAAGCCCGTGCGCATCGGCAACGGGGCCTACAACCAGTTCCAGCTCGACGTGCTCGGCGAGGTGGCCGCGGTGCTCTACGCGGGCGCGAAATACTTCGGCGAGGTCGGCCCCGTCGCGCAGCGCGCGCTGCTCAACGTGGCCGAGCAGGCGATGAAGGTCTGGCGGCAGCCCGACAAGGGCATCTGGGAGATGCGCGGCCCCAACCGCCACTTCACCGCCTCCAAGGTGGCCGCGTGGGCGGCGATCGACCGGGCCATCAAGGCCTCGGATGAGACGAAGCTGACGGCCCCGATGGAGCAACTGCTGGAAGCCCGGGAGAGCATCTTCGAGGAGGTCTGCGCGCAGGGCTTCAATCGCGAGATGAACAGCTTCGTGCAGTACTACGGCGGCAAGGACATGGACGCGAGCCTGCTCTACATCCCGATGACCGGCTTCCTTCCGGCAACGGACCCGCGGGTGGTGGGCACGGTGGAGTGCATCGAGCGCGAGCTGCTCCAGGACGGGCTGGTGCTCCGCTTCAAGCCGGACGCCACCGGCTCCGTGGACGGGCTCAGCGGAGAGGAGGGGACCTTCCTCGCGTGCTCGTTCTGGCTCGCCGGCACGTACCAGATGATGGGGCGCTTCGAGGATGCCCGGCGGCTGTTCGAGCACCTGCTGTCCTTGAGCAACGACCTGGGCCTGCTCGCCGAGGAGTACATGCCGAAGCTGCACGCGCAGCTGGGCAACTTCCCGCAGGCGTTCAGCCACTTCTCGCTCGTCAACGCGGCCTACATCCTCACCGAGCCCCGCGCCTGA
- a CDS encoding phosphoketolase family protein, with protein sequence MAHPEGTEAMEDGSPLSAREHGPGPSAPGRERTRGEGPLTAREVELMNAYWRACNYLSVGMIYLQDNPLLRRPLTPKDVKYRLLGHWGASPALSFIWVHLNRLIVEQNLDVIFVAGPGHGAPGVLGPAYLEGTYSEVYPDKSMDAEGMRKFFKQFSFPGHIGSHVTPETPGSIHEGGELGYSLSHAYGMAFDNPDLIVACVVGDGEAETGPLATAWHSNKFLNPVRDGAVLPILNLNGYKIANPTILSRISPEELEALFVGYGYKPYFVEGSDPAQMHQKMAETLEQAVEEIRALQKTARLTDTPTRPRWPMIILRSPKGWTGPKELDGHKLEGSWRSHQVPFGDVRGNPAHLKALEDWMRGYRPEELFDATGQLMPELRSLAPKGIRRMSANPHANGGLLRKALRLPDFRDYAVKVGSRGTTLHENTKPLGEFLRDIMRDNPTNFRVFGPDETASNRLQAIYEVSGKTWMAKMVPEDADGGYLARDGRVMEMLSEHTLLGWLEGYLLTGRHGFFHTYEAFAHVVDSMFNQHAKWLDISKNHVRWRAPVASENILLSSTVWRQDHNGFSHQDPGFIDLVTNKSGSVTRIYLPPDANTLLVVADRCLRSTDCVNVIVADKQKHLQFTSIDEAIAHCAKGLGIWKRASTDEDVEPDVIMACCGDVATQEALAAASILRARAPHLKLRFINIVDLFKLQSSADHPHGSTQREFQSLFPPGKPIIFNFHGYASLIHKLAYRFIDHEDLHVHGYREKGNINTPFELAILNETSRYHLVIDVIDRVPGLGAKAGHLKEEMKNAILDNLAYAHEHGRDRPEVAGWTWPD encoded by the coding sequence ATGGCACACCCCGAAGGAACGGAAGCGATGGAGGATGGGTCGCCGTTGTCCGCCAGGGAGCACGGCCCGGGGCCCTCTGCTCCAGGCCGCGAGCGGACCCGGGGCGAGGGACCGCTCACCGCCAGGGAAGTGGAGTTGATGAACGCGTACTGGCGGGCGTGCAACTACCTGTCGGTGGGGATGATCTACCTCCAGGACAACCCGCTGCTGCGACGGCCCCTGACGCCGAAGGACGTGAAGTACCGGCTGCTCGGCCACTGGGGCGCGAGCCCGGCGCTCTCGTTCATCTGGGTCCACCTGAACCGGCTCATCGTCGAGCAGAACCTCGACGTCATCTTCGTGGCCGGGCCGGGCCACGGCGCTCCGGGCGTGCTCGGGCCGGCGTACCTGGAGGGCACCTACTCGGAGGTCTATCCGGACAAGAGCATGGACGCGGAGGGGATGCGAAAGTTCTTCAAGCAGTTCTCCTTCCCCGGGCACATCGGCAGCCACGTCACCCCGGAGACGCCCGGCTCCATCCACGAAGGCGGCGAGCTGGGCTACAGCCTCTCCCACGCGTACGGCATGGCCTTCGACAACCCGGACCTCATCGTCGCCTGCGTCGTGGGGGACGGCGAGGCCGAGACGGGGCCGCTCGCGACGGCCTGGCACTCGAACAAGTTCCTCAACCCCGTGCGGGACGGCGCCGTGCTGCCCATCCTGAACCTCAACGGGTACAAGATCGCCAACCCGACCATCCTCTCCCGCATCAGCCCGGAGGAACTGGAGGCGCTGTTCGTCGGCTACGGCTACAAGCCCTACTTCGTCGAGGGCAGCGACCCGGCCCAGATGCACCAGAAGATGGCGGAGACCCTGGAGCAGGCCGTCGAGGAGATCCGCGCCCTGCAGAAGACGGCGCGGCTGACGGACACCCCGACGCGTCCGCGCTGGCCCATGATCATCCTGCGCTCGCCCAAGGGATGGACCGGTCCAAAGGAGCTGGACGGGCACAAGCTGGAGGGAAGCTGGCGCTCGCACCAGGTCCCCTTCGGCGACGTGCGAGGCAACCCGGCCCACCTGAAGGCGCTCGAGGACTGGATGCGCGGCTACCGGCCCGAGGAGCTGTTCGACGCGACGGGACAGCTGATGCCGGAGCTCCGGTCGCTCGCGCCCAAGGGAATCCGGCGGATGAGCGCGAACCCCCACGCCAACGGCGGCCTGCTCCGCAAGGCGCTCAGGCTGCCTGACTTCCGCGACTACGCGGTCAAGGTCGGCTCGCGCGGCACCACGCTGCATGAGAACACGAAGCCGCTCGGCGAGTTCCTGCGCGACATCATGCGCGACAACCCGACGAACTTCCGCGTCTTCGGTCCGGACGAGACCGCCTCCAACCGGCTCCAGGCCATCTACGAGGTGAGCGGCAAGACGTGGATGGCCAAGATGGTGCCGGAGGATGCCGACGGGGGCTACCTCGCGCGGGACGGCCGCGTCATGGAGATGCTGTCGGAGCACACGCTGCTGGGCTGGCTGGAGGGATACCTGCTCACGGGGCGCCACGGCTTCTTCCACACCTACGAGGCGTTCGCCCACGTCGTGGACTCCATGTTCAACCAGCACGCCAAGTGGTTGGACATCAGCAAGAACCACGTGAGATGGCGGGCGCCCGTTGCGTCGGAGAACATCCTGCTGTCCTCGACGGTGTGGCGTCAGGACCACAACGGGTTCTCACACCAGGACCCGGGCTTCATCGACCTGGTGACGAACAAGTCCGGCTCGGTCACGCGCATCTACCTGCCGCCGGATGCCAACACGCTGCTGGTGGTGGCGGACCGGTGCCTGCGCAGCACCGACTGCGTCAACGTCATCGTCGCGGACAAGCAGAAGCACCTGCAGTTCACCAGCATCGACGAGGCCATCGCCCACTGCGCCAAGGGGCTCGGCATCTGGAAGCGGGCCAGCACGGACGAGGACGTGGAGCCGGATGTCATCATGGCCTGCTGCGGTGACGTCGCGACGCAGGAGGCCCTGGCCGCCGCCTCCATCCTGCGCGCGCGCGCACCGCACCTGAAGCTGCGCTTCATCAACATCGTCGACCTGTTCAAGCTCCAGTCGTCGGCGGATCACCCGCACGGGTCCACGCAACGCGAGTTCCAGAGCCTGTTCCCGCCGGGCAAGCCCATCATCTTCAACTTCCACGGCTATGCGTCACTCATCCACAAGCTGGCCTATCGCTTCATCGACCACGAAGACCTGCACGTGCATGGCTACCGGGAGAAGGGCAACATCAACACGCCCTTCGAGCTGGCGATCCTCAACGAGACGTCCCGCTACCACCTGGTCATCGACGTCATTGACCGCGTGCCGGGGCTGGGCGCGAAGGCGGGGCACCTGAAGGAGGAGATGAAGAACGCCATCCTCGACAACCTGGCCTACGCGCACGAGCACGGCCGGGACCGGCCCGAGGTCGCGGGCTGGACCTGGCCGGACTGA
- a CDS encoding class I fructose-bisphosphate aldolase, producing MSTMPGLGETARAIIADGKGILAADETVATITKRLTARAIESTADSRRAYRELLFGTPGIAGFIGGVIMQDETIHQRSEAGAPLVELLADRGIIPGIKVDAGVHPLAGAPGESVTEGLDGLRARLEEYRELGARFAKWRAVFVIRAGLPTAACIHANAHALARYATLCQEQGLVPIVEPEVLMEGAHALEPCEDVTGRVLQAVFDELFAAGASLEGLLLKPNMVTAGHGFARHVPVAEVAEATLRVLRRHVPPAVPGIVFLSGGQDAVLATEHLNAINALEGPKPWTLSFSFGRALQDEALEAWRGQSARVPAAQRAFHHRALCDSAAAQGAYSADMEGEAGFAPSDSTLHIHH from the coding sequence ATGTCGACGATGCCAGGACTCGGTGAAACCGCGCGAGCCATCATCGCGGACGGAAAGGGCATCCTGGCGGCGGATGAGACGGTCGCCACGATCACGAAGCGCCTGACCGCGCGCGCAATCGAGTCGACCGCGGACAGCCGCCGCGCGTACCGGGAGCTGCTCTTCGGTACGCCCGGCATCGCCGGGTTCATCGGCGGTGTCATCATGCAGGACGAGACGATCCATCAGCGCAGCGAGGCTGGAGCTCCGCTGGTCGAGCTGCTGGCGGACCGAGGCATCATCCCCGGCATCAAGGTCGACGCAGGCGTCCACCCCCTGGCCGGCGCGCCGGGAGAGTCCGTCACGGAAGGGCTCGACGGCTTGCGCGCGCGGCTCGAGGAGTACCGCGAACTGGGCGCGCGCTTCGCCAAGTGGCGCGCGGTCTTCGTCATCCGCGCCGGGCTGCCCACCGCGGCGTGCATCCACGCGAACGCGCACGCGCTCGCGCGCTACGCCACCCTCTGCCAGGAGCAGGGCCTGGTGCCCATCGTGGAGCCCGAGGTCCTGATGGAGGGCGCGCACGCGCTCGAGCCGTGCGAGGACGTGACGGGGCGCGTGCTGCAGGCGGTCTTCGATGAGCTCTTCGCCGCGGGGGCGTCCCTGGAAGGGCTGTTGCTCAAGCCGAACATGGTCACCGCCGGCCACGGCTTCGCGAGGCACGTCCCGGTGGCGGAGGTGGCGGAGGCGACGTTGCGCGTCCTGAGGCGCCACGTGCCACCCGCGGTCCCTGGAATCGTCTTCCTGTCCGGCGGACAGGACGCGGTCCTGGCCACGGAGCACCTCAACGCCATCAACGCGCTGGAAGGCCCGAAGCCCTGGACACTGAGCTTCTCCTTCGGACGCGCGCTGCAGGACGAGGCGCTCGAAGCCTGGCGGGGCCAGAGCGCGCGCGTGCCCGCCGCCCAGCGGGCGTTCCACCACCGCGCCCTGTGTGACAGCGCGGCGGCCCAGGGCGCGTACAGCGCGGACATGGAGGGCGAAGCGGGCTTCGCCCCCTCCGACTCCACGCTCCACATCCACCACTGA